Proteins encoded by one window of Blautia argi:
- a CDS encoding DUF3343 domain-containing protein has protein sequence MREKVMRLVLSFSTTTHAMAAEKWFQEEGLPGRLIPLPSSISAECGLAWCTDTGQKACVEKAVKEGQLQIQEIHEVELYERKER, from the coding sequence ATGAGAGAAAAAGTCATGCGTCTGGTTCTTTCTTTTTCCACCACTACCCATGCCATGGCAGCAGAAAAATGGTTTCAAGAGGAGGGGCTTCCCGGAAGGCTGATTCCTCTTCCCTCCAGTATTTCTGCGGAATGTGGGTTGGCGTGGTGTACCGATACAGGACAGAAAGCCTGTGTGGAAAAGGCGGTAAAGGAAGGACAGCTGCAAATACAGGAAATACATGAAGTCGAGTTATATGAAAGGAAAGAAAGATGA